One genomic segment of Chryseobacterium phocaeense includes these proteins:
- a CDS encoding signal peptidase: MKTINKLVSVLFLFVISFAYADEIPPAPGAASKSGIGGGGPGAPASPIDMYVYVLAIVAIAFIVFYTKRLKTTQKA; this comes from the coding sequence ATGAAAACTATTAATAAACTAGTATCAGTTCTTTTTCTTTTTGTCATATCATTTGCATATGCAGATGAAATTCCTCCCGCGCCCGGTGCAGCATCTAAAAGCGGTATTGGAGGTGGAGGTCCTGGTGCTCCGGCTTCACCTATAGATATGTATGTTTATGTATTGGCAATTGTAGCTATTGCATTTATTGTATTCTATACAAAAAGATTGAAGACGACTCAAAAAGCCTAA
- a CDS encoding bacteriocin-like protein has translation MKNLKKVSREHLKSITGGYGAPVSDGAGGWYCPRMGEVICLEGCTAICMSPNHCKRNLCIDPVFG, from the coding sequence ATGAAAAATTTAAAAAAAGTATCCAGAGAGCATTTAAAATCTATTACAGGAGGATATGGTGCACCTGTGAGTGACGGTGCAGGCGGATGGTACTGCCCCAGAATGGGAGAAGTAATCTGTCTGGAAGGATGTACTGCTATATGCATGAGCCCGAACCATTGCAAACGTAATCTTTGTATTGATCCTGTCTTCGGTTAA
- a CDS encoding peptidase domain-containing ABC transporter codes for MKKFPFYKQPDAKDCGPTCLRIVSKYYGRSISLQQIRTLSETTREGSSLLGLSDASENLGFRSLGVQIDFNTLAEEIPFPCIVHWNKNHFVVVYKIDKTNKVYISDPSYGLITYTREEFIKLWIGENANENTEEGIALILETTPAFFQTEFDAEESKASFSFLSKYLLKYKSLVIQLAVGLLAGSLLSLIFPFLTQSIVDVGIQNQDLNFIYVVLLAQIMLFLGRMGIEVIRSWILLHLSARINISIISDFFIKLMRLPISFFDTRMTGDIMQRINDHHRIEQLLTSSSLNTLFSLVNLIIFSIVLLFYDYRLFLVYLVGAALYIGWISFFLNKRKELDYKRFSQVSQEQSKVIELINGMQEIKMHNAEKQKRWDWEFLQVKLFKIRIKSLSLEQWQSVGGNFINQMKDILVSFLSAKLVLSGNLTLGMMLSVQYIIGQLNSPLLQLIDFIKQTQDAKISLERLGEIHDKEDEEDLNEQYAGEIPQRDIEVNNISFRYIGSDVPVFEDLSLSIPFQKTTAIVGASGSGKTTLLKLLMKFYEPNTGEIKLGNTQLRNISPRFWRDHCGVVMQEGYVFNDTIANNIAVGEDHVDKSKLRRAVEIANIKEFIESLPLSYNTKIGNEGLGVSGGQKQRLFIARAVYKSPEFIFFDEATSALDANNEKVIMENLEQFFKGKTAIVIAHRLSTVKHADKIIVLDNGKVVEEGNHAELVSLKGEYYRLVKNQLELGN; via the coding sequence TTGAAGAAATTTCCCTTTTATAAACAGCCGGATGCTAAAGACTGCGGCCCTACCTGCCTTAGAATTGTAAGTAAATATTACGGCAGAAGTATCTCTTTGCAGCAAATCCGTACCCTTTCTGAAACTACCCGTGAAGGAAGCAGCCTATTAGGGCTGAGTGATGCGTCAGAAAACCTGGGATTCCGTTCGCTTGGAGTCCAGATCGATTTTAATACCCTTGCAGAAGAAATTCCGTTCCCATGTATCGTACACTGGAACAAGAACCACTTTGTAGTGGTTTATAAAATTGATAAAACTAACAAAGTCTATATTTCAGATCCGAGCTACGGACTGATAACGTATACCCGCGAAGAGTTCATCAAATTATGGATCGGTGAAAATGCCAACGAAAATACAGAAGAAGGTATTGCCCTTATTCTTGAAACCACCCCTGCGTTTTTCCAGACGGAATTTGATGCGGAAGAAAGCAAAGCCAGCTTCTCTTTCCTTTCCAAATATCTGCTGAAATACAAATCACTGGTTATACAGCTTGCGGTAGGACTATTGGCAGGAAGTTTACTCTCGCTTATTTTCCCGTTTCTTACCCAGAGTATTGTAGACGTCGGGATACAAAACCAGGATCTCAACTTCATTTACGTGGTTCTTCTTGCCCAGATTATGCTGTTCCTGGGAAGAATGGGTATTGAAGTGATCCGGAGCTGGATTCTTCTGCATCTCTCCGCAAGAATCAATATTTCGATTATCTCAGATTTCTTTATCAAACTTATGAGGCTTCCGATAAGCTTTTTCGATACAAGAATGACCGGGGATATTATGCAGAGAATCAATGACCACCACAGGATTGAGCAGCTGCTGACAAGTTCCTCATTAAATACCCTGTTTTCACTGGTCAACCTTATTATTTTCAGTATTGTCCTTCTCTTCTATGATTACAGGCTGTTTCTTGTTTATCTTGTAGGGGCCGCTCTTTACATCGGATGGATCAGTTTCTTCCTTAATAAAAGAAAAGAATTAGATTATAAAAGATTCTCCCAGGTTTCACAGGAGCAGAGCAAAGTTATTGAGCTTATCAACGGTATGCAGGAGATCAAAATGCATAACGCAGAAAAGCAGAAACGCTGGGACTGGGAATTCCTGCAGGTGAAATTATTCAAAATCAGAATAAAATCTCTTTCCCTGGAGCAATGGCAGTCTGTAGGAGGAAATTTCATTAACCAGATGAAAGATATCCTGGTAAGTTTCCTTTCGGCCAAACTGGTTCTGAGTGGAAATCTTACCCTGGGGATGATGCTTTCCGTACAATACATCATCGGGCAGCTTAATAGCCCATTGTTACAGCTTATCGATTTCATCAAGCAGACCCAGGATGCTAAAATTTCCCTGGAAAGACTGGGTGAAATCCATGATAAAGAAGATGAAGAAGACCTCAATGAGCAGTATGCCGGTGAAATTCCGCAGCGGGATATTGAAGTGAATAATATATCTTTCAGATACATCGGATCTGATGTTCCTGTGTTTGAAGATCTGAGCCTGAGTATTCCTTTTCAGAAAACAACGGCTATTGTAGGAGCCAGTGGAAGTGGAAAAACGACCCTTTTAAAACTTCTGATGAAATTCTACGAACCGAATACGGGGGAAATTAAGCTTGGAAATACCCAACTGAGAAATATTTCTCCGAGATTCTGGAGAGATCACTGCGGTGTGGTGATGCAGGAAGGATATGTTTTCAATGATACCATTGCCAATAATATTGCCGTAGGAGAAGACCATGTAGACAAAAGTAAATTAAGACGGGCCGTAGAAATCGCCAATATCAAAGAATTTATAGAAAGTCTTCCGCTAAGCTATAATACGAAAATCGGAAATGAAGGACTTGGGGTCAGCGGCGGCCAGAAGCAAAGGCTTTTCATCGCCAGAGCCGTTTATAAATCTCCTGAATTTATCTTTTTTGATGAAGCAACTTCCGCCCTGGATGCCAATAATGAGAAAGTGATCATGGAAAATCTGGAACAGTTCTTTAAAGGCAAAACCGCGATCGTCATTGCCCACAGATTATCCACAGTAAAACATGCTGATAAAATTATCGTACTGGATAACGGAAAAGTGGTAGAAGAAGGTAATCATGCCGAACTGGTCTCTTTAAAAGGGGAATACTACAGATTGGTGAAGAACCAGCTGGAATTAGGAAATTAA
- a CDS encoding DUF2182 domain-containing protein — MTTSKRISYSISITILAVSALFWVILLFNPGGIMTVKHCHVTLEGPSKASLQMMLQMNPVSDLMTGWTLMVLAMMLPKLIAPVQYIYNRSFKKRRFASALLFISGYTAVWIVMGFFINAIIVGLNLLLPNSYIPAIGVGIIAVIWQFSPIKQRCLNRGHDHLPLAAFGPEANRDALMFGIMHGVWCVGAGWALMLFPMLLPAGHNLAMIVVTFIMISEHMEHPKFPRWHFSFRLKLLRVIMARTKTGLKTALNSN; from the coding sequence ATGACCACCTCAAAGAGAATCAGTTATTCAATAAGCATAACGATTCTGGCGGTAAGCGCCCTGTTTTGGGTCATCCTGCTGTTTAATCCGGGAGGGATCATGACGGTAAAGCATTGTCATGTAACTCTTGAAGGACCTTCAAAAGCATCGCTTCAGATGATGCTTCAGATGAATCCTGTTTCGGATCTGATGACGGGCTGGACGCTCATGGTGCTGGCCATGATGCTGCCCAAGCTCATTGCTCCGGTTCAGTATATCTATAACCGCAGTTTTAAAAAACGCCGTTTTGCATCTGCATTGCTTTTTATCTCCGGATATACTGCGGTCTGGATTGTAATGGGCTTCTTCATTAATGCAATCATTGTAGGATTAAATCTGCTATTGCCCAATTCATATATTCCTGCAATAGGAGTAGGGATAATAGCGGTAATCTGGCAGTTTTCCCCAATCAAACAGCGATGCCTGAACCGTGGCCATGATCATCTTCCATTGGCTGCTTTCGGCCCGGAGGCCAATCGTGATGCATTAATGTTTGGGATCATGCATGGCGTCTGGTGCGTGGGAGCGGGATGGGCACTTATGCTTTTTCCGATGCTGCTACCGGCCGGGCACAATCTGGCCATGATAGTGGTAACCTTCATCATGATCAGTGAGCATATGGAGCATCCGAAGTTTCCCAGATGGCATTTCAGTTTTCGTTTGAAATTACTGCGTGTAATCATGGCAAGAACAAAAACCGGTTTAAAAACAGCATTGAACTCAAACTAA
- a CDS encoding HlyD family secretion protein — protein MKEDILDNIELRSESVQDILTQPPHWMIRWGNSVILIILLLILVMSYIIKYPEFVAAPVIVTSQNPPEKIEARTSSKIEKIFIKDHQQVKKNDVLMVMQSTANYKDVLELKKLVDSISPQQLQNFPIAQTSRFKLGELQGDYNSFAKAFQDEELFTRLQPYAPENIAANQSISEYRVRIATLKQQKSLEQAKYELSKKSYQRSQELFNQGVIASMELENEKIKFLQAQQNLENLNISISQMDEGISNLNKTKSGTAINTEKDKITYSSQTLQLFEQLRKSLKQWEQNYLVISSTDGMASFQQFFGENQFVKTAEPILSILPSNKEKLVGRMSVPTVNSGKVTTGQKVLIKLDNYRFQEYGIVEGKVQNISLIPDDKGNYYVDIVLPKGLKTSYNKNLTFDKELRGNAEIVTQDLRLIERFFYQIRKLLGYQS, from the coding sequence ATGAAAGAAGACATCTTAGACAATATTGAACTTCGCTCTGAAAGCGTTCAGGATATTCTTACCCAGCCTCCGCATTGGATGATACGCTGGGGAAACAGTGTGATATTAATTATACTTTTGCTGATCCTTGTGATGAGCTATATCATAAAGTATCCGGAATTTGTTGCAGCACCCGTTATTGTAACTTCACAGAATCCACCGGAAAAAATAGAAGCCAGAACCAGTTCGAAAATCGAGAAGATATTCATTAAGGATCATCAGCAGGTTAAGAAAAATGATGTGTTGATGGTGATGCAGTCCACAGCAAATTACAAAGATGTTCTGGAACTGAAGAAGCTTGTAGATTCTATCTCTCCTCAACAGCTGCAGAACTTTCCGATTGCCCAGACTTCAAGGTTTAAACTTGGAGAGCTACAGGGTGATTACAACAGTTTTGCAAAAGCTTTCCAGGATGAAGAACTGTTCACCAGACTTCAGCCCTATGCACCGGAAAATATTGCTGCTAACCAGAGTATCTCAGAATACAGGGTAAGGATTGCTACATTAAAGCAGCAGAAAAGCCTTGAGCAGGCCAAGTATGAATTATCAAAGAAAAGCTATCAGAGATCCCAGGAACTTTTCAACCAGGGCGTGATTGCTTCCATGGAACTTGAAAATGAGAAAATAAAATTTCTTCAGGCCCAGCAGAATCTGGAAAACCTTAATATTTCAATCTCTCAGATGGATGAGGGGATTTCCAACCTCAATAAAACAAAAAGCGGAACAGCCATTAATACCGAAAAAGACAAGATCACTTATTCTTCCCAGACTTTACAGCTTTTTGAACAGCTTCGTAAATCTTTAAAACAATGGGAACAGAATTATCTTGTTATTTCTTCCACAGACGGAATGGCCAGTTTCCAGCAGTTTTTTGGAGAAAATCAGTTTGTAAAAACTGCAGAGCCTATTCTTTCCATTCTTCCTTCCAATAAAGAAAAACTGGTAGGCAGAATGTCTGTCCCTACCGTTAACTCAGGAAAGGTGACTACAGGTCAGAAAGTACTGATCAAATTGGATAACTACCGCTTCCAGGAATACGGAATCGTGGAGGGAAAAGTTCAGAATATCTCGCTTATTCCTGATGACAAAGGAAATTATTATGTAGATATCGTTCTTCCGAAAGGATTAAAAACAAGCTATAATAAAAATCTTACTTTTGATAAGGAACTTAGGGGTAATGCCGAAATCGTAACGCAGGACCTCAGACTTATTGAAAGATTTTTCTACCAGATCAGAAAATTATTAGGGTATCAGAGTTAA
- a CDS encoding peroxiredoxin family protein, with protein sequence MKKIYILSAVLAAFSLQAQFTVTVQTPAEFKDKDAILYTLNGSKDIIVTKEQSKNNTWNFKYPGHYMGMMKVYFPTSNNMVTFISENKNVNIKLDIQNNKVKEVEYLDEVNNLMNRQQDGSQKKELILPALTQIKEYYKDNTEFGKALKEEIGRLSGTSNAIDAAQHPFISYYNTNYSKFLSNSADPAKKVTQDDIVNFLDKSNDMLESSSLLRPVLVAYLNSGGNTNVACSVDTLLDRLKVETPRGQTVLSELIDIFDAYDMDEFKTKYLTLAKNLKCTITDRLATTLKSNANVEMGAAFPNIKFQSPANTSAKSLYDVKADKKIIVFWSSTCSHCESELPQLLAKYNDLKAKNIQIIGLSLDTDKNSYTQKIAAFPWINDSELRGWNSSYVDTYNVHATPTYFILDANNKIINKPDHVGNVLEYFKLK encoded by the coding sequence ATGAAAAAGATATATATATTATCTGCAGTATTAGCTGCATTTTCCCTGCAGGCACAGTTTACGGTTACAGTCCAGACACCTGCTGAATTTAAAGATAAAGATGCCATTCTATATACATTAAACGGCTCAAAAGATATCATCGTTACCAAAGAACAAAGTAAGAACAATACCTGGAATTTCAAGTATCCAGGCCATTATATGGGGATGATGAAAGTGTATTTTCCGACTTCAAATAATATGGTCACTTTTATTTCTGAGAATAAAAATGTAAATATCAAGCTGGATATTCAGAATAATAAAGTCAAAGAGGTAGAATATCTGGATGAAGTCAATAATCTGATGAACAGACAGCAGGACGGTTCCCAGAAAAAAGAGCTTATTCTTCCGGCGCTCACACAGATCAAAGAATATTATAAAGACAATACGGAATTTGGAAAAGCCCTGAAAGAAGAAATCGGAAGACTTTCCGGGACAAGCAATGCTATTGACGCGGCACAGCATCCGTTTATTTCTTACTATAATACCAATTACAGTAAGTTCTTATCCAACTCTGCAGATCCGGCGAAAAAAGTTACCCAGGATGATATTGTGAACTTCCTGGATAAATCTAATGATATGCTTGAATCTTCCTCTCTTCTGAGACCTGTTTTGGTGGCGTACCTGAATTCAGGCGGAAATACCAATGTAGCATGCTCAGTAGATACTCTTCTGGACCGTCTGAAAGTAGAAACACCAAGAGGGCAAACTGTTTTATCTGAACTGATCGACATCTTTGATGCATACGATATGGATGAATTTAAAACAAAATATCTCACCCTTGCAAAGAACTTGAAATGTACAATCACCGACAGGTTAGCAACAACCCTGAAATCGAATGCTAATGTGGAAATGGGAGCTGCGTTTCCAAACATAAAATTCCAGTCTCCTGCCAACACCTCTGCGAAGTCACTGTATGATGTAAAAGCAGATAAAAAGATCATCGTTTTCTGGTCATCCACTTGTTCACATTGTGAAAGTGAACTGCCACAGCTTTTGGCTAAATACAACGATCTTAAAGCTAAAAATATACAGATTATCGGACTTTCTTTAGATACGGATAAGAATTCATATACCCAGAAAATTGCAGCATTTCCATGGATCAACGATTCCGAATTAAGGGGATGGAACAGCAGTTATGTGGATACCTACAATGTTCATGCAACTCCGACGTATTTTATTTTAGATGCTAACAATAAGATAATCAATAAGCCAGACCACGTGGGCAATGTTTTGGAATATTTTAAGCTAAAATAA
- a CDS encoding bacteriocin-like protein yields MKNLKKLTRNDLKSLKGGGIGDCLAHFPTEPPMPGEPYDCGCSRLYWCPKKGACIHQNMYNAQQCETL; encoded by the coding sequence ATGAAAAATCTAAAAAAATTAACAAGAAACGATCTTAAATCTCTGAAAGGAGGAGGAATTGGTGACTGCCTGGCCCATTTCCCAACTGAACCACCAATGCCTGGTGAACCTTATGACTGTGGTTGCAGCAGACTGTACTGGTGTCCAAAAAAAGGAGCTTGCATACACCAAAACATGTACAATGCTCAGCAATGTGAGACTTTATAA
- a CDS encoding tyrosinase family protein: MAKFTRKNAWDQNGTFDNPDLLWYAKAVGIMQSRALNDENSWWFFAAMHGEQMGGEKFPNWNVLPGPPNVPTSPLPDQGTMDKYWNQCQHQSWYFAPWHRGYLIALEEQIRQAVISLGGPADWALPYWNYLGSGDQYKIPPAFTQKTLPDGTPNPLYVTARYGPKNDGNIYVEIPPLSEACQGNTIYTGSNSATSKPGYGGPATRFSHDGNVSGNLESNPHNLVHVQVGGQDGIMSDPDSAGLDPIFYLHHCNIDRMWAAWNVKNRNPVNPLWLGGPALYGEREFIMPLPDNNAWVYTPGEMTSLDNLDYTYDDLAPTTEPLVEKTLSQRLTKLGAKSIETENIQEQNMDLGDNSELVGANAGQVQIDGSGAKTTVKLESSSWKNVPNSLMKASVSNLPDQVYLQLENVKGSRDANILNVSVNHQLAGHISLFGLRNASDKTGHNAGNGLTFILNITDIIDNLFINNELDINALDVTILPDNVIPEDEKITVGRVSIYREAQQL; the protein is encoded by the coding sequence ATGGCTAAGTTTACGAGAAAAAACGCATGGGATCAGAATGGAACTTTTGACAATCCAGATCTGTTATGGTATGCGAAAGCAGTTGGAATAATGCAGTCGCGTGCTTTAAATGACGAAAACAGCTGGTGGTTTTTTGCAGCAATGCATGGCGAACAGATGGGAGGAGAAAAATTTCCGAACTGGAACGTCCTTCCCGGACCTCCAAACGTTCCTACAAGCCCGTTGCCTGATCAGGGTACAATGGATAAGTATTGGAACCAGTGTCAGCATCAGAGCTGGTATTTTGCCCCATGGCACCGCGGTTATCTTATTGCCCTGGAAGAGCAGATCCGTCAGGCTGTAATCAGTTTAGGTGGGCCTGCAGACTGGGCGCTTCCTTACTGGAACTATCTTGGATCCGGTGATCAGTATAAAATACCGCCGGCTTTCACACAGAAAACCCTTCCGGATGGAACTCCGAATCCATTATATGTAACGGCAAGATACGGACCTAAAAATGATGGCAATATCTATGTTGAAATTCCACCATTGTCAGAAGCCTGCCAGGGAAATACAATTTATACCGGAAGCAACTCGGCAACTTCAAAACCCGGCTATGGAGGACCGGCAACCAGGTTCTCACATGATGGAAATGTGAGTGGAAATCTTGAGAGCAATCCTCACAATCTGGTACACGTACAGGTAGGAGGGCAGGACGGAATTATGTCTGATCCTGATTCTGCAGGACTTGACCCTATTTTCTATCTGCATCACTGCAATATCGACAGAATGTGGGCTGCCTGGAATGTAAAGAACCGTAATCCTGTTAATCCGCTCTGGCTTGGAGGACCGGCACTATACGGCGAAAGAGAATTTATTATGCCTTTACCCGATAATAATGCATGGGTTTATACACCTGGAGAAATGACCAGTTTAGATAACCTGGATTATACCTATGATGATCTTGCGCCAACAACAGAACCTTTAGTGGAGAAAACACTTTCTCAGAGATTAACTAAATTAGGGGCAAAATCTATTGAAACCGAAAATATACAAGAACAGAATATGGACCTTGGAGATAACTCAGAACTTGTTGGCGCCAATGCAGGACAGGTTCAAATAGACGGATCAGGAGCAAAAACCACAGTTAAGCTGGAAAGCAGCTCCTGGAAGAATGTACCGAACAGTCTGATGAAAGCTTCCGTATCCAATTTGCCGGATCAGGTGTATCTTCAGCTGGAAAACGTGAAAGGAAGCAGAGACGCCAATATTCTTAATGTTTCGGTGAATCATCAGCTTGCCGGGCATATTTCACTTTTCGGGTTGCGTAACGCTTCTGATAAAACCGGTCATAATGCCGGAAATGGTCTTACTTTTATCCTTAATATTACAGATATTATAGATAATCTGTTTATTAATAATGAGCTTGATATTAATGCTCTCGATGTGACCATCCTTCCTGATAATGTGATTCCGGAGGACGAAAAAATTACGGTGGGCCGCGTAAGCATTTACCGTGAAGCGCAGCAGCTATGA
- a CDS encoding bacteriocin-like protein — translation MKNLKKLSRLDLKSLTGGGRTCGEYFPENPPEPGTPFQCDCGLAWCEKMTACVHISFFSPANCRV, via the coding sequence ATGAAAAATTTAAAAAAATTATCAAGACTTGACCTTAAGTCTTTGACAGGAGGAGGAAGAACGTGTGGAGAGTATTTTCCAGAAAATCCACCGGAACCAGGAACCCCTTTTCAATGTGACTGTGGTTTAGCATGGTGTGAAAAAATGACAGCTTGTGTTCACATTAGTTTTTTCTCACCCGCAAACTGCAGAGTATAA